A portion of the Halodesulfovibrio aestuarii DSM 17919 = ATCC 29578 genome contains these proteins:
- a CDS encoding YigZ family protein, producing MSDRYLVPDATQYRVEDIIKKSQFIVTLAHTPSVEEAKAFVAAVKAEFPDATHNCWAYQAGPPGTTAMVGMSDDGEPHGTAGKPMLNMLLHADVGEIAAVVTRYFGGTKLGTGGLVRAYSGMVKLGLETLPTREKITPVRFEVIIDYSAVTLFKRMLPDYEIKVLEESFGADAAFIVEMPKEHAERFSAAVVELTNGNALIDDITDV from the coding sequence ATGTCAGATAGGTACCTAGTTCCAGATGCAACACAGTATCGTGTTGAAGATATCATTAAGAAGAGCCAGTTTATCGTTACTCTGGCGCATACGCCGTCTGTGGAGGAAGCGAAAGCATTTGTGGCTGCTGTAAAAGCTGAGTTCCCTGATGCTACACACAATTGCTGGGCGTATCAGGCCGGGCCTCCCGGAACAACGGCTATGGTCGGTATGAGTGATGATGGTGAACCGCACGGTACAGCAGGGAAGCCTATGCTCAATATGCTGCTGCACGCAGATGTAGGAGAAATTGCAGCTGTCGTTACCCGATATTTTGGTGGAACCAAATTAGGTACTGGCGGACTTGTTCGTGCTTATTCCGGCATGGTAAAGCTTGGTTTGGAAACACTGCCAACCCGTGAAAAGATTACACCAGTGCGGTTTGAAGTCATAATTGATTACAGTGCTGTTACGTTGTTCAAGCGTATGTTGCCAGACTATGAAATCAAAGTGTTGGAAGAATCTTTTGGAGCTGATGCGGCTTTTATAGTTGAAATGCCGAAAGAGCATGCTGAGAGATTTTCAGCCGCAGTTGTTGAGCTTACCAACGGTAATGCTTTGATAGACGATATTACAGACGTATGA
- the pgl gene encoding 6-phosphogluconolactonase: MTKTIDLTLSVTESPQALARHAAKIFVERCHDAIAQRGEYNVALSGGRTPTLFFETLALSQFCSGIPWEKVNFYWVDERCVGPDDQQSNYRLAKEELLHKVSATHFYRMKGEINSQDAADEYESLLRRHFQLSEGEIPRFDFMLLGMGSDGHTASLFPGYDGIEITNRLVTDQYIREMEAWRVTLTLPVLNNARACVFLIQGKEKHEVLTKALNLLSDRTLPAQRVQPHNGKLYWIVDQDAYTG; the protein is encoded by the coding sequence ATGACTAAGACAATTGACCTGACTCTTTCTGTTACAGAATCACCGCAAGCCCTTGCCCGCCATGCTGCAAAAATATTTGTTGAACGCTGTCACGATGCTATCGCACAACGTGGAGAATATAATGTTGCACTTTCCGGTGGCCGAACACCTACACTCTTTTTTGAAACACTTGCGCTATCACAGTTTTGTTCTGGTATTCCATGGGAAAAAGTTAACTTCTACTGGGTTGATGAACGATGTGTAGGGCCGGATGATCAGCAGTCTAACTATCGACTTGCAAAAGAAGAGCTGTTGCATAAGGTATCGGCAACCCATTTCTATAGAATGAAAGGCGAAATCAATTCGCAGGACGCTGCTGACGAATACGAAAGTCTACTACGCAGGCATTTTCAGCTTAGTGAAGGAGAGATTCCAAGATTTGATTTTATGCTCCTAGGAATGGGATCAGATGGCCATACAGCATCTTTGTTTCCCGGATATGATGGTATAGAAATTACCAACAGGCTGGTCACAGATCAGTATATTCGTGAAATGGAAGCATGGCGTGTTACTCTAACTCTACCAGTACTAAACAACGCACGAGCTTGCGTTTTCCTTATTCAGGGAAAAGAAAAACACGAAGTTCTTACAAAGGCACTCAACCTTTTAAGCGACAGAACATTACCTGCGCAACGTGTACAACCTCACAATGGCAAGCTGTACTGGATTGTCGATCAAGACGCGTATACTGGATAA
- the yjgA gene encoding ribosome biogenesis factor YjgA, producing MVTDHIHELEVEESEEYISRSEKKRRSTAIQKIGEELASFPISAIRSFNLPPALLQEYEELHKITKHEAKRRKMQYIGKMLREVDIEPIRARIEEVQEGKAAVAADFHHLERLRERLIQGDKEAMDAVLELYPDVDIQKLRQLVRNTKKEMEKQKPLKSSKLLFRYLRELEQG from the coding sequence ATGGTTACAGATCATATACATGAATTGGAAGTTGAAGAGAGCGAAGAGTACATAAGCCGATCAGAAAAGAAGCGTCGCAGCACAGCTATCCAGAAAATTGGTGAAGAGTTGGCGTCTTTTCCGATCAGCGCAATTCGTTCGTTTAACCTTCCTCCTGCGTTACTGCAGGAATACGAAGAACTGCATAAGATTACGAAACACGAAGCTAAGCGCCGTAAAATGCAATATATCGGTAAAATGCTTCGTGAGGTTGACATAGAGCCAATTAGAGCACGTATTGAGGAAGTACAAGAGGGCAAGGCTGCTGTTGCTGCTGACTTTCATCACTTGGAACGTTTGCGTGAACGTTTAATTCAAGGCGACAAAGAGGCAATGGACGCAGTGCTTGAATTGTACCCGGATGTGGATATTCAAAAACTGCGTCAGCTTGTACGTAATACAAAAAAAGAGATGGAAAAGCAGAAGCCTTTGAAATCTTCTAAGTTATTATTTCGTTATCTGCGTGAGCTCGAACAAGGCTAA
- a CDS encoding response regulator, with translation MSTPKKPEHALIINGNSAEAALDRKMLFRIGVRSALIVDSVSGTFRSLSKAQSGEIESFDIIICGAQMKDGDAQYLIDKLKSIRAQISIPVLAVSTSPTKDFVMRTLTLGYSSFLARPYTMDGLVQQVIHAVRNTYGVAIPAAAQPQSSNEAQVILKPEPDTAETICERGKKLLKNHHWDSAIETFSQAIALNPRHGAAYVGRAKAWKGKRDTEQYIQELNTAGEIFMAQHDYEGAANALKPLCEAHQKDNPLYATAKSLLQEGDFGNAASAYLHGEKLSPGVHLHQQISRACMFTRAPQQAAKGICKKLYEQGHEEKAKLLYKRIVGAPARRHPSRQKKVNWLDSYPALSEIISVAKYSYQAFQAVQHP, from the coding sequence ATGAGCACACCCAAAAAACCTGAACATGCACTCATCATCAACGGAAACAGTGCAGAAGCCGCATTAGACAGAAAAATGCTGTTTCGCATTGGAGTTCGCAGTGCACTAATAGTAGACTCTGTCTCTGGAACATTCCGCTCACTATCCAAGGCTCAGTCAGGTGAAATAGAATCATTTGACATAATAATCTGCGGCGCTCAAATGAAAGACGGCGATGCTCAGTATTTAATAGATAAGCTTAAAAGTATTCGAGCACAAATATCTATTCCAGTTCTTGCCGTTTCTACTTCCCCGACCAAAGATTTTGTGATGCGAACCCTCACTCTTGGGTACTCATCATTTTTAGCCCGTCCGTATACTATGGATGGACTGGTACAGCAGGTAATTCATGCGGTACGCAATACGTATGGTGTGGCTATTCCAGCAGCAGCTCAACCACAGAGCAGCAACGAAGCTCAAGTAATACTGAAACCCGAGCCAGACACAGCAGAAACCATTTGCGAACGCGGGAAAAAACTACTGAAAAATCACCACTGGGACAGCGCGATCGAAACGTTTTCCCAAGCCATTGCCCTTAATCCCAGACACGGCGCAGCCTACGTCGGGCGTGCTAAGGCATGGAAAGGTAAAAGAGACACCGAGCAATACATACAAGAGCTTAATACTGCAGGTGAAATTTTCATGGCACAGCATGATTACGAAGGAGCAGCGAATGCTCTCAAACCACTCTGTGAGGCTCATCAAAAAGACAACCCTCTGTACGCCACTGCAAAGTCACTTCTGCAGGAAGGGGATTTTGGTAACGCAGCTTCTGCCTATTTGCATGGTGAGAAGTTAAGCCCCGGAGTACATCTGCATCAACAAATTTCACGCGCCTGCATGTTTACAAGAGCTCCTCAACAGGCTGCCAAAGGAATATGCAAAAAACTCTATGAGCAGGGCCACGAAGAAAAAGCAAAGCTTTTATATAAGAGAATTGTAGGTGCCCCTGCCCGGCGGCATCCCTCGAGACAGAAAAAGGTAAACTGGCTGGACAGCTATCCGGCATTATCTGAAATCATTTCTGTAGCCAAATACAGCTATCAGGCATTTCAGGCAGTTCAACACCCATAA
- a CDS encoding histidinol phosphate phosphatase domain-containing protein, with product MIDLHVHTSLSMGKQTPAAAMRFAKAAGYRAIAFTEHVDATNMRQVLESLLPMIRTYSLYSGIDLYAGVELTHIPPQLIPDTITEARELGAQIICVHGQTLADIVDEGTNLAAIEGGADYLAHPGLITEQEAVLAAEKNVYLEITTRAEHALTNGHIAKVADMTGAPLIINNGGYRGYDFINKDRRRAIALGAGMSKEQYQQTENNSRMIISKMMML from the coding sequence ATGATTGACCTTCATGTTCATACTTCGCTTAGTATGGGAAAGCAGACACCCGCAGCAGCCATGCGGTTTGCCAAGGCAGCAGGGTATCGTGCTATTGCTTTTACCGAGCATGTAGATGCAACCAACATGCGGCAAGTGCTGGAAAGCCTTCTCCCCATGATCCGCACCTACTCTTTATATTCCGGCATTGATTTATATGCCGGTGTTGAGCTTACGCATATCCCTCCTCAACTCATTCCGGATACCATCACAGAAGCACGAGAATTGGGAGCACAAATTATATGCGTACATGGACAAACGCTTGCCGATATTGTGGATGAAGGAACTAATCTCGCTGCAATTGAAGGCGGTGCAGACTACCTTGCTCACCCCGGCCTTATTACAGAACAGGAAGCAGTACTTGCAGCAGAAAAAAACGTTTACCTTGAAATTACCACCCGAGCCGAACACGCATTAACTAACGGCCATATTGCTAAAGTGGCAGACATGACCGGAGCCCCACTTATTATTAACAACGGTGGCTATCGAGGATATGACTTTATTAATAAAGATAGACGACGTGCCATTGCTCTTGGCGCGGGAATGTCTAAAGAACAATATCAGCAAACAGAAAACAACTCACGTATGATCATTTCCAAAATGATGATGTTGTAA
- the rbr gene encoding rubrerythrin, whose protein sequence is MSKLKGTKTEKNILTAFAGESQARNRYDYFAGVANKEGYVQISKIFEETALQEKAHAKRLFKFLEGSEVEITAAFPAGIIADTVTNLKESAAGERHEYMEMYPEFAEIAAQEGFPVVAATMKSIAIAEKHHEQRYLAMMNSIENGDIFKKAKPAAWRCINCGYVHEGLAAPEVCPACNHPQKYFEVRLEKFFMP, encoded by the coding sequence ATGAGTAAGCTTAAGGGCACAAAAACAGAGAAAAATATCCTAACAGCATTCGCTGGTGAATCTCAGGCTCGCAACCGGTATGATTATTTTGCAGGTGTCGCAAATAAAGAAGGGTATGTTCAGATTTCTAAAATTTTTGAGGAAACTGCATTACAAGAAAAAGCTCATGCCAAGCGCCTGTTCAAATTTTTGGAAGGAAGTGAAGTTGAAATCACTGCGGCATTTCCTGCCGGTATTATAGCAGATACTGTAACTAACCTTAAAGAATCTGCTGCAGGCGAACGTCATGAGTACATGGAAATGTACCCTGAATTTGCAGAGATCGCTGCGCAGGAAGGGTTTCCTGTCGTTGCAGCTACTATGAAGTCCATTGCAATTGCAGAGAAACATCACGAGCAGCGTTACCTTGCTATGATGAACTCTATTGAGAATGGTGATATTTTTAAAAAAGCAAAGCCTGCTGCTTGGCGTTGTATTAACTGTGGCTATGTTCATGAAGGGTTAGCAGCTCCCGAAGTTTGCCCGGCCTGTAATCATCCGCAAAAATATTTTGAAGTGCGTCTCGAAAAATTCTTTATGCCATAA